The following proteins are encoded in a genomic region of Hoeflea phototrophica DFL-43:
- a CDS encoding M24 family metallopeptidase — protein sequence MSRALTPNILTAQDLEPQWKWENRLPAWGHTSVDFERRIDHDRLRRYRLSRTRQALQNSPAGTLLLFDVNNIRYVSATKIGEWERDKMCRFCLLTGDDSPYVWDFGSAAMHHKKFSDWLEPDHCRAGVVGMRGTIPPDFGLMRKYAREIAGLIKDAGMADMPVGVDYAETAMFHALQAEGLNVIDGQQIMLAAREIKNWDEIQLLTQAAAMVDGVYHMIYEELKPGIRENDIVALSNKMLYEMGSDDVEAINAISGERCNPHPHNFTDRYFRPGDQAFFDILQSYQGYRTCYYRTFNIGRATPSQNDAYVKAREWIDASISMIKPGVSTDKVAEVWPKAEEFGFPSEEAAFGLQFGHGLGLALHERPIISRAVSLDHPMEIQTGMVFALETYCPASDGYSAARIEEEVVVTDTGCEVISLFPAEELPIANRY from the coding sequence ATGTCGCGTGCCCTGACACCCAACATCCTGACAGCCCAGGATCTCGAACCCCAGTGGAAATGGGAAAACCGGCTGCCCGCGTGGGGTCACACATCTGTTGATTTCGAACGCAGGATCGATCACGATCGGCTGCGGCGCTATCGTTTGAGCCGGACGCGCCAGGCGTTGCAGAACTCGCCTGCCGGAACGCTTCTGCTGTTTGACGTCAACAACATCCGCTACGTTTCGGCGACCAAGATCGGCGAGTGGGAGCGGGACAAGATGTGCCGCTTCTGCCTGCTGACCGGCGACGATTCCCCCTATGTCTGGGACTTCGGCTCCGCGGCCATGCACCACAAGAAGTTCTCGGATTGGCTCGAGCCAGACCATTGCCGGGCCGGTGTCGTCGGCATGCGCGGCACGATACCACCGGATTTCGGTCTGATGCGCAAATACGCAAGGGAGATTGCGGGGCTGATCAAGGACGCCGGAATGGCGGATATGCCGGTCGGCGTAGATTACGCGGAAACAGCCATGTTTCATGCGCTTCAGGCGGAAGGCCTCAACGTCATCGATGGTCAGCAGATCATGCTGGCTGCGCGCGAGATCAAGAACTGGGACGAGATCCAGTTGCTCACCCAGGCGGCCGCCATGGTCGATGGCGTCTACCACATGATCTATGAGGAGCTGAAACCGGGCATCCGCGAAAACGACATCGTCGCGCTGTCCAACAAGATGCTCTATGAAATGGGGTCGGATGACGTCGAGGCGATCAACGCCATTTCCGGCGAACGCTGCAACCCGCATCCGCACAATTTCACCGACCGCTATTTCCGGCCTGGTGATCAGGCATTCTTCGATATTCTGCAATCCTACCAGGGATATCGTACCTGCTACTACCGGACCTTCAATATCGGCCGGGCAACGCCGTCGCAGAATGATGCCTACGTCAAGGCGCGGGAATGGATCGACGCATCGATTTCGATGATCAAGCCCGGCGTCAGCACCGACAAGGTGGCCGAGGTCTGGCCGAAGGCGGAGGAATTCGGTTTCCCCAGCGAAGAGGCCGCCTTCGGCCTGCAGTTCGGCCACGGCTTGGGCCTGGCGCTTCACGAGCGCCCGATCATCAGCCGTGCGGTCTCGCTGGATCATCCGATGGAGATCCAGACCGGCATGGTGTTTGCGCTCGAAACCTACTGTCCGGCAAGTGACGGATACTCGGCCGCGCGGATCGAGGAAGAGGTGGTGGTGACCGACACGGGCTGCGAGGTCATCTCGCTTTTCCCCGCCGAAGAACTCCCGATCGCCAACCGTTATTGA
- a CDS encoding thiamine pyrophosphate-dependent dehydrogenase E1 component subunit alpha, with protein MSSSKAKKTTSHQAKHNTEDFLRMYRQMVRIRTFEDNANQLYLSAKMPGLTHMYSGEEAVAVGICEALKVTDKITSTHRGHGHCVAKGADFKEMFCELLGKEEGYCRGKGGSMHIADQSNGNLGANAIVGGSMGIATGAAFTAKLLGKDDVTVCFFGDGATAQGLMYEVMNMAALWNLPIIYACENNGYSEYTKTAEIAAGSITGRAEAFGIEAHTVDGQDVLAVNSLTEQLVERCRKGEGPFFMELMTYRYHGHHVGDINREYYRSKDEEKDWRENKDPITQFARHLTSEGIATEEELEAMQAEIKADATAAVEYALKAKYPDASEVDMHVYAA; from the coding sequence ATGAGCAGCAGCAAAGCCAAAAAAACCACCAGCCACCAGGCCAAACACAATACAGAGGATTTTCTGCGGATGTACCGCCAGATGGTTCGGATCCGGACCTTCGAGGACAATGCCAACCAGCTCTACCTGTCAGCGAAGATGCCCGGGCTGACCCACATGTATTCCGGCGAAGAAGCGGTTGCCGTGGGAATCTGCGAAGCGCTCAAGGTAACGGACAAGATCACCTCGACGCATCGCGGTCACGGGCATTGCGTGGCCAAAGGCGCTGATTTCAAGGAAATGTTCTGCGAATTGCTGGGCAAGGAAGAAGGCTATTGCCGCGGCAAGGGCGGGTCGATGCACATCGCCGACCAGTCAAACGGCAATCTGGGGGCCAATGCCATCGTCGGCGGCTCGATGGGGATTGCCACCGGCGCGGCTTTTACAGCCAAACTGCTTGGCAAGGATGACGTTACCGTCTGCTTCTTTGGCGACGGCGCGACCGCTCAGGGCCTTATGTATGAAGTGATGAACATGGCGGCACTTTGGAACCTGCCGATCATCTATGCCTGTGAAAACAACGGCTATTCGGAATACACCAAGACAGCCGAAATTGCGGCCGGGTCGATCACGGGCCGGGCCGAAGCTTTCGGTATTGAGGCGCACACCGTCGATGGCCAGGATGTGCTTGCGGTCAATTCGCTGACGGAACAATTGGTCGAACGCTGCCGCAAGGGCGAAGGCCCGTTCTTCATGGAGTTGATGACCTACCGCTATCACGGTCACCATGTCGGCGACATCAACCGCGAATACTACCGATCCAAGGACGAGGAAAAGGACTGGCGGGAGAACAAGGACCCGATCACCCAGTTCGCCCGCCATCTTACCAGCGAAGGCATCGCCACCGAGGAAGAGCTCGAGGCCATGCAGGCCGAGATCAAGGCCGATGCCACTGCCGCCGTCGAATACGCGCTGAAGGCAAAATATCCGGATGCGTCGGAAGTCGACATGCACGTCTACGCGGCCTGA